From the Desulfobotulus mexicanus genome, the window CATTGTTTCCGAAACGGGGCTGTGGGAAGGTCGCTGGGATAAAATATGGAAGCTTAACTATGGTGCAGATCAGCGTCTGTCTGCGCTGGTTGCGGAAATGGGCACCTGGTCCATGGCTGTGGATGATGAAACCTGGGAAGAGAGTTTTGATTTCCTCTGGACTCCCCTGAAAAGCTCTGATGGCAGCCACATTGCTGCATCTGTACAGCAGGGACGGCAGTATGCTGCGGTACTTAACGGAGTAATATGGGAAAAGACCTTTTTTGCCATAAATGATCTTGCCATGGCTCCGTCCGGAGATAAGCTGGCTGCCGTGGTGCAGACCGTGGCTCTGCAGGAAGGGGACATAGAAAAGTTCCAGAGCGGATGTTTTACCGTTGCCGTTAATGGAGAAAGCTGGCACCAGAATTTTGTGAATCTCTGGGATGTTCGTTTTTCAGCAGATGGTCAACATGTTGCCGCAGCGGCGCGTTCCAGCCTCTATGATTATACGGTGGTCGTGGACGGTAAGAGCTGGAATCAGCGTTTTGACGGTTTGTGGGAGCCCCTGTTTCTGAAAGACGGCAGGGTGGCTGTGCCGGGACGTTCCGCTGGAAAATGGCAGCTTGTGGTAAATGGTGCTCCTTTGTGGTCCCAGGCTTTTACCCAGCTATGGCAGCTTGTTGAAGATCCCGTATCCGGAAGGGTGGCAGGGGTTTGTGCTCCTGAATTCGGCAAATGGACGATGGTGGATAACGGCAGGGTCTGGGGGCTGCGGTTCGGGGATATGGTTATGGATCCTGTTTTCAGCCCGGATGGCAGGCGTCTGGCATGTACGGGTAAAAGCGGTCATGCCTGGACCCTTGCCTGTGACGACAAGGCCTGGGATCATCGTTTTGAACAGATTTGGACTCCGGTTTTTTCTCCGGACAGTGCCCATGTGGGATGCCGTGTGCGGGACAAAGGCCGGTATGCTGTGTATGTGAATGGAAAAGCCATGGTTTCAGATCTTGATTTTGCCTGCGACCCGGTATTCAGTCCCGATGGAAAGCTGGTGCTGATCCGTGGTGTGGGCGGTGAAGGAGGCGCAGGCAAGGTCTTCCGGGAAGTGCTGGAAATCGGCTGAGTCATGTGTGAACGAACGAAAGATTTTTTCGTTTAATCGCTGAAATTGTCGGGACCAGGTACTTTAAAAACCGTTCCCGGAACTTGATAAAGGAGGTTCCATGACCCTGCAAACCCTTTATACCATCATTGCCGGTCCTCTGGCTGTGCTTGCCATCACAGGCTTTGTCCTTGGCTGTGTGTACCGCATTGTTATGGCGGTGCGGCAGACGGCATCGGACCGGATGGTAATTGAATATTTTCATCCCCGCTATGCCCTGCGTTCCATTCTGAGATGGCTTACACCCTATTCAACGGTGAATATGCGTCGCCATCCCATTATGACTCTGGTGACCTTTGTATTTCATCTAGGTATGGTGGTGATGCCCTTTTTCATTTTTGCCCATATGCTGATGGTTTATGAAGCCTTCGGTCTTTCCTGGCCAACCCTGCCGGATGTTTTTGTGGAATGGATGAGCTGGGCCGTACTCCTTGCTCTGGTTTTTTTTCTGGGCCGGAGACTTATACTGCCTGAGGTTCGTTATCTCACAACCCTTTCTGATTATTTGATTCTCCTGTTGATAGCTCTTCCATTTTTCACGGGTATCTGGGCATACAAGGGATGGTGGGCTGCTGAGTGGGTTACCCTTCTCCATATGCTTTCCGGAGAAATACTTCTTCTGGCCATTCCCTTTACGCGTTTGGGGCATATGGTTTTATTTTTCATGACTCGCGGTTATATGGGCTCTGAATTCGGCGGCATCCGCCATGCCCGGGACTGGTAAGGGAGGCGCCATGACACAGCAGACGGTAAAGGTAAAAAAGAATATTGTGGATGAAGGCATTGAGGCGGGCCTTGCCCGTCTTACGCCGGAACGGATAGAGTCCGTTATTCAGCGTGTACTGAACCGTGAAGCAGGTGCACGCCTGAAAACCTATGCAAGGACCTGTGTACACTGCGGTCTCTGCTCCGACGCCTGCCATCATTTTGTATCCATGAACCGGGATCCTAAGCTTTCTCCTGCGGGTAAGGTGAAGCGGACCATTGGCGTTATGATGCAGAAAAAAGGGAAGGTTTCTAAGGATTTTATCCGGGAAGCTGCCATGGTGGCCTATAGTGAGTGCAATCTTTGTAAAAAATGTGTGCTTTACTGCCCCTTTGGCATAGATGTCGGATATCTGATGACCCTTGTGCGCCGCATCTGTCATCTTCTTGGTGTAGTGCCCCGTTATATGCAGGATACGGCCCACAGCCAGTCAGTGCATTTCAATCAGATGTGGATCAACGGAGATGAGTGGGTGGATACCCTGTTCTGGCAGGAGGAGGAGGCCAGGGATGAAGCGCCGGATATCCGTATCCCCGTGGATAAGGAAGGCTCTGACATCTTCTATTCTGTAATCGGTCCTGAACCAAAATTCCGCGCCCAGCTTATTTATCAGGCAGCCATGATTTTTGAAGCCGCAGGCTCGGACTGGACCATGCCCGGTTCTCCGGGTTGGGATAACTCTGATCTCTGCATGTTCAGTGGAGATAATGAGATGATGGGCCGTAATAAGCGAGCCCATTTTGAGGCTGCCGCAAAACTTCGGGTGAAAAAGATAGTCATGGGCGAGTGTGGTCACGCCTTCCGTTCCGTATATGATGTGGGTAACCGCTGGCTGGGCTTTAAGATGCCGCCCATTCCCGTTATCCATGCCGTTGAGTTTTATCATGACCTTGTCTGTAACGGAAAAATCCGCATTCTTAAAAAGTTTGCCCAGCCCATCACCCTGCATGACCCCTGCAATATTGCAAGGGGTATGGGGCTTTACGAAAAGGCAAGGGAGCTTGCCCATGCTCTCTGTGAAACCGTGGTGGAAATGACTCCCAACCGGGAGCATAACATCTGCTGCAATGCCGGAGGCGGTATCATTAACTGCGGTCCTCCTTTTAAGGATAAGCGGGTGGAAGCAAACTCCGTGAAGGCAAAGCAGCTTTTTGATGCCAAGGCCATGGGTGCGGAGGTTGTAATTGCTCCCTGCCATAACTGCCATGGTGGTCTGGAAGACATTATTCACCACTATGGCGTGGAAATGGAGCTGAAGTTTTTCGGTGATATCATCTATGAAGTCATGGAGAAGCCAGAATGAGACATGAAGGAGTGTATATGCTTAAAAAATCCCTTGCTTTTCTATCTGTTCTCGGCATCCTTGGCCTGATTGTGTTTTCTCTGAATGCCTTTTCAGGTATTGATGAGGGCACGGTGACGGACCCGGCCTTTGAGCGTAAAACCCGTGGAACTGTTGCCTTTGACCATGATATGCATATGGAGGCACCGGGTGTCACGGATTGTGCCACCTGCCACCATTATTATGAAGATGGAGTTCTGATTGAATTTGAATCTTCCGAAGGGTTGAGCTGTTCTGAGTGTCATATGGGTAAGGGCGGGGATATCATGCCCCTGATAGAAGCCTATCATCAGCAGTGCCGGAGCTGTCACATTGAGCAGCAGGCAGGTCCTGTAACCTGTGCCGGGTGTCATGAGAAACCCTGATTTTCTGTCTGATTTATGGTATCGGGTTTTGATCCGTCAGGCAGTTTGTATGTATCCGGGTTGTCAATTCTGGATGCCCGGGCCAATGTAATAAAAATTATCCGGCCCGGGATAGTGTATCCCACTGGAGGAGGTGAGGCATGCTTAAAAAAATCATGGTGGTGGATGACGACCCCATTATCCGTAAATATCTGATGAATGTGTTCAATGATAATGGCTATGAGGCCTGTGGTGCAGCATCGGGCCCTGAGGCTTCGGAGCTTCTGGAAAAGGAAAAGCCGGATCTTATTACTTTAGATTTGGAAATGCCCGATGAATGGGGTCCAAGGTTCTACCGACGCATGACTAAAAATCCTGAGTATGCGAAGATTCCGGTAATCGTGATTTCCGGTATGCAGAGCCGGCATCTTTCCATTAACAAGGCCATTGCCTATCTGGATAAGCCTTTTGATCCGGAAAAACTGATCGGAATTATCAAAAACACCATCGGCTGATCTGTTTTTAACGGATAAAAAAATCCCTGATTCAGGGTATAAAAACAGGCATAAAAAATATTGACAGTCGTTTTTTTGTCATGTAAAGGTATCGATTGTTGTCGGGAAGTGGCTCAGCCTGGTAGAGCACAGCGTTCGGGACGCTGGGGTCGCTGGTTCGAATCCAGTCTTCCCGACCACATGTGTATACTGGGTACAGGAAATAGCAGGCTTTATGTTTTTATTGCATTGATAATTAAAAAGAATTCCGAATAAGTCAGTTTGGTTGAAAGATTCGGGATCATAAATATCCTGCCATAACGTCATATCTAAAATCTCACAAAGTGAGCCCCATCATTACCCTGCCTGTATGGCTCGCCCACTTTGAGCCGAATTTCAGAACGGTGGAAGAACCTTTATGGCTTCCACCGTTTCTTTTTTTAAATTTATTATGATGTGCATCTTTGTGTATTTATAGACTGGCATGGAGAGAAAAACATATTTTAAGATATCCCCTGTACCGGACAAGTAAAGATGCTTGCCAAAAAATCAGACTTGCTATAATTATCAGTTCTGTAGATTAAATATTTTGTGCTGCGGCATTGCAATAAGGTCGCAGGGGATCTGTAATGTGATTGATGATGCCTGTATCCGAATCGGTTTGCACTAATATCATTGTCCCGTCATTATGAAGTTATGCGGGAATCAGGAGGGATTGAAAGACAATGGATGTTTCAATTAAAATCCTTGTAGTAGATGATTTTGCCACCATGCGGCGCATACTGAAAAATATTCTCAAGCAGCTGGGCTTTACTAATATAACCGAAGCAGATGATGGCACAACAGCCCTTGAAGCCCTTTCTAAAAACAGCTTTGACCTTATTATTTCCGACTGGAACATGCCTAAGATGACAGGCCTTGAACTGTTAAAAAAGGTTCGTTCCGATCCGGCCTATAAGAATATCCCATTTTTGATGGTCACGGCGGAAGCCCAGAAACAGAATGTGGTTGAAGCTGTGCAGGCGGGGGTTTCTAATTATGTGGTAAAACCCTTTACAGCAGAGTCCATTGCCGAAAAACTTGAAAAGATTATCTCCTGAAAACCTGTACAGGAACTGTTTTTTTAGTGTGGGCAGGCAAAAGATCTGCCCATAGGACTTGTTTTTTATGATTCAGATATGCATAGCTGAACAAATGCGGGCATCAGATTTTTTCCCCATGGAGTACCATGCTGCAGATTTTTGTCCATCTTTACCTTAAGATATTTTTATTGCTGACTCCCTTTTTTGTTCTTTCGGTATTTCTTTCCATGACAGCGGGTATGGGAAAAAATGAGCGCCGTAAAATTGCCGGCAAGGTAACCATTGCGGTTCTTGTGGCATCCTTTGTGCTTTTTTTCTTCGGTCATTATATTTTTCTTGTATTTGGTATCACCATTGATGCCTTTCGCATTGGGGCAGGTGCAATTCTTTTTTTATCGGCCGTGACCCTTGTACGGGGACCTGCACCTGGCACGCCTCCTCCCGTGAATGAAGGGGATTTTTCCGTTGTGCCCCTGGCCATACCCATTACCGTAGGTCCCGGAACCATAGGTGCCCT encodes:
- the tmcD gene encoding electron transfer complex subunit TmcD, which gives rise to MKQKTISKAEWDWQAGRRIVADLNQWKNEYGYMEEPVIRPDGEGAAAIVRTDEAEYSIVSETGLWEGRWDKIWKLNYGADQRLSALVAEMGTWSMAVDDETWEESFDFLWTPLKSSDGSHIAASVQQGRQYAAVLNGVIWEKTFFAINDLAMAPSGDKLAAVVQTVALQEGDIEKFQSGCFTVAVNGESWHQNFVNLWDVRFSADGQHVAAAARSSLYDYTVVVDGKSWNQRFDGLWEPLFLKDGRVAVPGRSAGKWQLVVNGAPLWSQAFTQLWQLVEDPVSGRVAGVCAPEFGKWTMVDNGRVWGLRFGDMVMDPVFSPDGRRLACTGKSGHAWTLACDDKAWDHRFEQIWTPVFSPDSAHVGCRVRDKGRYAVYVNGKAMVSDLDFACDPVFSPDGKLVLIRGVGGEGGAGKVFREVLEIG
- the tmcC gene encoding TmcC family electron transfer complex membrane anchor subunit, whose amino-acid sequence is MTLQTLYTIIAGPLAVLAITGFVLGCVYRIVMAVRQTASDRMVIEYFHPRYALRSILRWLTPYSTVNMRRHPIMTLVTFVFHLGMVVMPFFIFAHMLMVYEAFGLSWPTLPDVFVEWMSWAVLLALVFFLGRRLILPEVRYLTTLSDYLILLLIALPFFTGIWAYKGWWAAEWVTLLHMLSGEILLLAIPFTRLGHMVLFFMTRGYMGSEFGGIRHARDW
- the tmcB gene encoding electron transfer complex ferredoxin TmcB — encoded protein: MTQQTVKVKKNIVDEGIEAGLARLTPERIESVIQRVLNREAGARLKTYARTCVHCGLCSDACHHFVSMNRDPKLSPAGKVKRTIGVMMQKKGKVSKDFIREAAMVAYSECNLCKKCVLYCPFGIDVGYLMTLVRRICHLLGVVPRYMQDTAHSQSVHFNQMWINGDEWVDTLFWQEEEARDEAPDIRIPVDKEGSDIFYSVIGPEPKFRAQLIYQAAMIFEAAGSDWTMPGSPGWDNSDLCMFSGDNEMMGRNKRAHFEAAAKLRVKKIVMGECGHAFRSVYDVGNRWLGFKMPPIPVIHAVEFYHDLVCNGKIRILKKFAQPITLHDPCNIARGMGLYEKARELAHALCETVVEMTPNREHNICCNAGGGIINCGPPFKDKRVEANSVKAKQLFDAKAMGAEVVIAPCHNCHGGLEDIIHHYGVEMELKFFGDIIYEVMEKPE
- the tmcA gene encoding acidic tetraheme cytochrome c3 TmcA encodes the protein MLKKSLAFLSVLGILGLIVFSLNAFSGIDEGTVTDPAFERKTRGTVAFDHDMHMEAPGVTDCATCHHYYEDGVLIEFESSEGLSCSECHMGKGGDIMPLIEAYHQQCRSCHIEQQAGPVTCAGCHEKP
- the divK gene encoding DVU0259 family response regulator domain-containing protein — protein: MLKKIMVVDDDPIIRKYLMNVFNDNGYEACGAASGPEASELLEKEKPDLITLDLEMPDEWGPRFYRRMTKNPEYAKIPVIVISGMQSRHLSINKAIAYLDKPFDPEKLIGIIKNTIG
- a CDS encoding chemotaxis response regulator CheY — its product is MDVSIKILVVDDFATMRRILKNILKQLGFTNITEADDGTTALEALSKNSFDLIISDWNMPKMTGLELLKKVRSDPAYKNIPFLMVTAEAQKQNVVEAVQAGVSNYVVKPFTAESIAEKLEKIIS
- a CDS encoding MarC family protein — translated: MLQIFVHLYLKIFLLLTPFFVLSVFLSMTAGMGKNERRKIAGKVTIAVLVASFVLFFFGHYIFLVFGITIDAFRIGAGAILFLSAVTLVRGPAPGTPPPVNEGDFSVVPLAIPITVGPGTIGALLVMGTGYETVAEKITACMSLTAAAFSVGALLWSAGGVERILGRLGLSILTKLTGLFVASIAAQIIFTGIRNFLGPLP